A region of Photobacterium sanguinicancri DNA encodes the following proteins:
- a CDS encoding phosphate-starvation-inducible protein PsiE: MPSHLPKAFSSRFLKVFHILEAILLVAITLATLLAMVNEFIHVFSEQNIQLTDILLMFIYLEVLAMVQQFVANGKIPVRYPIYIAIMAIARYITLGMKELDGMFVVWLSLAAFILAAATLLIRIGHHYWPYEQVTDPSKIQPED, from the coding sequence ATGCCTTCACATTTACCTAAAGCCTTTAGCTCTCGTTTTCTAAAAGTGTTTCATATTCTTGAAGCCATCTTATTAGTTGCAATAACCTTAGCCACTTTACTTGCGATGGTGAACGAGTTCATCCATGTTTTCAGCGAGCAAAACATTCAGCTGACCGACATCTTATTAATGTTCATTTACCTTGAAGTATTGGCGATGGTTCAGCAATTTGTGGCCAACGGTAAGATCCCGGTACGCTACCCAATTTATATTGCCATAATGGCGATTGCCCGCTATATCACATTGGGGATGAAAGAATTAGATGGCATGTTTGTGGTTTGGCTATCCCTCGCTGCTTTTATCTTAGCCGCCGCGACATTGCTGATACGTATTGGCCATCACTACTGGCCTTACGAACAAGTGACTGACCCCTCTAAAATTCAACCCGAAGATTAA
- a CDS encoding endonuclease/exonuclease/phosphatase family protein, translated as MFLKRSLIAASITLAALTGCNSNNANPEYSAARFATYNLSFDRATYEILANEMSMSRTEQSNLINMFHQSPEKLTEDQKTTAKRIIQIRNVAETIQRVRPNAFVLAEFNNDGTGEDMTAINGFHDNYLAYSQNDQRPISFMFKKNIATNTGKASGFDLDRDGKKTDVNNDAWGFGGYHGQYAFAIFSQFEIDEKNVRTFQNFKWKDMPGEKNITIVDCKLSKTGCPTGMKEGDAWYTDEAWQQMPLSSKNHVDVPLVIPTPAGNEVIHFLVSHPAPPIFNNVANHNYEHNRAELKFWNDYINAQSYFYDDNGKTGGLTVGSKFVIAGDMNADAMKGDGDRRMIADLLKSHYVNTDATIGSYAPSSKGGQECFDLGHCKAENSNTPYPEAITSVSGLRLDYVIPSANLAVNNSGVFFPSSSEDGYHLVYDKDLGASKGVTSDHRMVWVDLDLTK; from the coding sequence ATGTTTTTAAAAAGATCGCTTATTGCTGCTTCCATTACTCTCGCGGCACTGACTGGCTGTAATAGCAATAATGCAAATCCTGAATACTCTGCCGCTCGCTTCGCGACTTACAATTTGTCTTTTGATCGAGCAACTTATGAGATCCTCGCGAATGAGATGTCGATGAGTCGTACAGAACAAAGCAACTTAATCAACATGTTCCATCAGTCGCCAGAGAAATTAACGGAAGATCAAAAAACGACGGCTAAACGTATTATCCAAATTCGCAACGTTGCCGAAACCATTCAGCGCGTTCGTCCTAATGCATTTGTATTGGCTGAGTTCAATAACGATGGTACTGGCGAAGATATGACGGCCATTAATGGCTTCCATGATAATTACTTAGCATACAGCCAAAACGATCAGCGTCCGATTAGCTTTATGTTCAAGAAAAACATTGCCACTAACACAGGTAAAGCCAGCGGATTTGACTTAGACCGCGATGGCAAGAAAACTGACGTTAATAATGATGCGTGGGGCTTTGGTGGCTATCACGGTCAGTATGCGTTCGCTATTTTCTCTCAGTTTGAAATTGATGAAAAAAATGTGCGTACTTTCCAAAACTTCAAATGGAAAGATATGCCAGGTGAGAAAAACATCACCATTGTTGACTGTAAACTGAGTAAAACGGGTTGCCCAACAGGCATGAAAGAAGGTGATGCTTGGTACACAGATGAAGCATGGCAACAAATGCCTTTGTCATCAAAGAACCACGTCGATGTGCCTTTAGTTATTCCAACACCAGCAGGTAATGAAGTCATACACTTCTTGGTATCTCACCCTGCGCCACCAATTTTTAACAACGTCGCGAACCATAACTATGAACATAATCGCGCTGAGTTAAAATTTTGGAATGATTACATTAACGCCCAAAGCTACTTCTACGATGATAATGGCAAAACTGGTGGCTTAACTGTCGGTAGTAAATTTGTTATCGCAGGGGACATGAATGCAGATGCTATGAAAGGTGATGGCGATCGCCGAATGATTGCTGATTTACTGAAGAGCCACTATGTAAATACTGATGCAACAATTGGCTCCTACGCACCAAGCAGTAAAGGTGGACAAGAGTGCTTTGATCTTGGTCACTGTAAAGCAGAAAACAGCAACACCCCCTACCCTGAAGCTATCACTAGCGTTTCAGGCCTACGCCTAGATTACGTCATACCATCTGCAAACCTTGCGGTTAATAATTCAGGGGTATTCTTCCCGTCGAGCAGTGAAGATGGCTATCATTTAGTTTACGATAAAGATCTTGGTGCAAGTAAAGGCGTCACCTCGGATCATCGCATGGTGTGGGTGGATTTAGATCTAACGAAATAA
- the cobO gene encoding cob(I)yrinic acid a,c-diamide adenosyltransferase: MADQNQKDERYKARQQKVKESVDAKIDAAQIEKGLFLIITGNGKGKSTSGFGTVARAVGHGLRCGVGQFIKGTWDCGERNLLEQHDVTFAVMATGFTWETQNKEADKQAAQTTWGECKKMLADESYDLVLLDEMTYMVNYGYIELEDVLTAISQRPATQSVIITGRAAHRDLIEVADTVSEVRSIKHAFENGIKARKGVDW, translated from the coding sequence ATGGCCGATCAAAATCAAAAAGATGAACGCTACAAAGCACGCCAACAAAAAGTAAAAGAAAGTGTTGATGCTAAAATCGATGCCGCCCAAATTGAGAAGGGACTATTCCTCATCATCACAGGTAACGGTAAAGGAAAATCGACATCAGGATTTGGTACCGTCGCACGCGCAGTTGGTCACGGTTTACGATGCGGTGTCGGTCAATTTATTAAAGGTACATGGGATTGTGGTGAGCGTAACTTACTTGAACAACATGATGTTACCTTTGCAGTAATGGCTACAGGCTTTACATGGGAAACACAAAACAAAGAAGCCGATAAGCAGGCAGCGCAAACAACCTGGGGTGAATGTAAAAAGATGCTAGCAGATGAAAGCTACGATCTGGTATTACTCGATGAAATGACCTACATGGTTAATTATGGCTACATTGAGTTAGAGGACGTTCTTACTGCTATTTCACAGCGCCCAGCAACTCAATCAGTCATCATCACAGGCCGTGCAGCACATCGTGATTTAATCGAAGTTGCCGATACTGTATCTGAAGTACGTAGTATCAAGCATGCATTTGAGAATGGTATCAAGGCACGTAAAGGTGTCGATTGGTAG
- a CDS encoding adenosylcobinamide-GDP ribazoletransferase, whose amino-acid sequence MNSPIEASPQTIKVHIKQQWEIFLVALAFFTRIPVPKDTPYSSERLNKANRYFGLVGCIVGLISALVYVLAIQIFPANIAVGFAMVISLLVTGAFHEDGLADVFDGFGGGWTVEQKLDIMKDSRLGTYGAAALIMMLVFKWLVLSSLADLDAIYPAIALFALHGLSRISAASLIFSYPYVRADQNSKVKPLANQQSPCELWVLIFTGCFILLLFPLSLAITLFVVLTLTRYACGLWFKQQLGGYTGDCLGATQQLSELAGYLALLAFFTTY is encoded by the coding sequence GTGAACTCACCAATAGAAGCTTCCCCACAAACAATAAAAGTACACATTAAACAGCAGTGGGAAATCTTCTTGGTTGCGTTAGCCTTTTTTACTCGCATTCCAGTACCCAAAGACACGCCTTACTCCAGCGAACGTCTCAATAAAGCCAATCGCTATTTTGGCTTAGTGGGCTGCATTGTCGGCTTAATCAGCGCCTTAGTGTATGTGTTAGCTATCCAGATCTTTCCAGCTAACATTGCAGTAGGGTTTGCGATGGTTATTAGCCTACTTGTGACGGGGGCTTTTCATGAAGATGGCCTTGCTGATGTTTTCGATGGCTTTGGTGGTGGCTGGACAGTAGAACAAAAGCTCGACATTATGAAAGATTCACGGTTAGGTACATACGGTGCAGCCGCGCTGATAATGATGCTCGTCTTTAAATGGCTAGTGCTGAGTTCGCTCGCTGACCTTGACGCTATCTATCCAGCTATCGCACTTTTTGCACTCCATGGGCTAAGCCGCATTAGTGCTGCCAGTTTGATCTTTTCATACCCGTATGTAAGAGCCGACCAAAATAGTAAAGTTAAACCGTTGGCAAATCAGCAAAGCCCTTGTGAACTGTGGGTTTTAATCTTTACTGGTTGCTTTATATTACTGTTATTCCCACTTAGCCTTGCCATCACGCTCTTCGTTGTTCTTACCCTAACCCGCTATGCTTGCGGCCTTTGGTTTAAGCAACAACTTGGCGGATATACAGGTGACTGCTTAGGGGCAACGCAACAATTAAGTGAACTCGCGGGCTATCTCGCGTTATTAGCGTTCTTCACGACATACTAA
- the cobT gene encoding nicotinate-nucleotide--dimethylbenzimidazole phosphoribosyltransferase: protein MFTITLPSSANQDAIQHKINTKTKPLGSLGQLENIAEQIALIQQNEKLSIEQPYMLVFAADHGIAAHGISIAPQAVTQQMVANFLHGGAAINCFCRSNDMAMMVIDAGILVEPDDHPMLLKQRIAAGTLDFSQQNAMSREQAVTAIEYGANAVNHVYQQGTNLVAFGEMGIGNTSSATAIMASILNLPIDECIGRGTGIDDQQLSLKEQLITQGLNHHQASMVDPISILTAVGGFEIAQIVGGMLKAAENKMVVLVDGFIATAAAMLAVEMYPAAKAYFIFCHCSQEAGHQRMLNHLDASPLLSLGLRLGEGTGAALSLPLIRSACAFYNDMASFEQAGVTV, encoded by the coding sequence ATGTTTACCATTACCCTTCCATCATCAGCAAACCAAGATGCCATCCAGCACAAAATCAACACCAAAACAAAGCCGTTAGGATCGCTCGGCCAACTTGAAAATATTGCAGAGCAAATCGCGTTAATTCAACAGAATGAAAAACTGTCTATTGAACAGCCTTACATGTTGGTTTTCGCCGCAGATCACGGTATTGCAGCCCACGGTATTAGCATTGCACCACAAGCTGTCACCCAGCAAATGGTCGCCAACTTCCTTCATGGTGGTGCCGCTATTAACTGCTTTTGTCGTAGTAACGATATGGCGATGATGGTGATCGATGCGGGAATATTAGTCGAACCTGACGACCACCCAATGCTCCTAAAACAACGTATTGCCGCAGGTACTCTCGACTTTAGCCAACAAAACGCGATGAGTCGTGAGCAAGCTGTTACAGCAATTGAATATGGTGCAAATGCGGTAAATCATGTTTACCAACAGGGGACAAACTTGGTCGCTTTTGGTGAAATGGGGATCGGAAATACCAGCAGCGCAACAGCCATTATGGCGAGTATTCTGAATTTACCCATCGATGAATGTATTGGTAGAGGAACCGGGATTGATGATCAGCAGCTTTCTTTAAAAGAACAACTGATCACCCAAGGCCTGAATCATCATCAAGCGTCAATGGTAGATCCCATATCAATCTTAACGGCTGTCGGTGGCTTCGAGATCGCACAGATAGTCGGTGGGATGTTAAAAGCCGCAGAAAATAAAATGGTGGTACTAGTCGATGGTTTTATTGCTACAGCAGCAGCAATGCTAGCCGTCGAAATGTACCCAGCAGCCAAAGCCTATTTCATCTTTTGCCACTGTTCTCAAGAAGCGGGTCACCAACGCATGTTGAACCATCTTGATGCATCGCCGCTTTTAAGCCTTGGTTTACGTTTAGGCGAAGGGACTGGCGCCGCTCTTTCATTACCACTCATTCGCTCTGCCTGTGCATTTTATAATGACATGGCAAGCTTTGAACAAGCGGGAGTAACAGTGTGA
- a CDS encoding D-alanine--D-alanine ligase, giving the protein MLKKIAVLYGGSSSERAVSLMSGEAVSAALQRKGYDVVPVDIDENFDLTSLKAHNIDKAFLALHGGIGEDGTLQAALKMLKIPYTGSHHRASAIGIDKGLTKKVWQAAGIPTPQFIELQKAYFTDSQLDERADSFTFPVVVKPTTQGCSIGINQANDLDELKFFVDEAFKYEDTVIIEDYVHGREFTVSLLNGVALPAVEIDHSHSFFDHDAKFSAADTQYYCPANLTEEQEKTIRSLAARAFESVGASGWGRVDIMADPDGFFYAIEVNTIPGMTKRSVFPLASQQVGLNYDDTVDAILNSH; this is encoded by the coding sequence GTGTTAAAGAAAATTGCAGTACTTTACGGTGGCAGCTCAAGTGAACGCGCGGTGTCATTAATGTCTGGAGAAGCTGTATCCGCAGCACTACAGCGTAAAGGTTATGATGTAGTACCTGTCGACATTGATGAAAATTTCGACTTAACCAGCCTTAAAGCCCATAACATTGATAAAGCCTTTCTCGCTCTGCATGGTGGTATAGGTGAAGATGGTACGTTGCAAGCGGCGCTTAAAATGCTGAAAATTCCCTATACCGGCAGCCACCATCGTGCATCTGCTATTGGGATAGATAAAGGACTAACCAAAAAAGTATGGCAAGCAGCTGGCATACCGACGCCCCAATTTATCGAGCTACAAAAAGCCTATTTTACAGACTCACAATTAGATGAACGTGCAGATAGCTTCACCTTTCCTGTGGTCGTAAAACCAACCACTCAAGGTTGTAGCATTGGCATTAACCAAGCAAACGATTTAGATGAGTTGAAATTCTTCGTAGATGAAGCTTTCAAGTATGAAGATACCGTTATTATTGAAGACTACGTTCATGGCCGTGAATTTACCGTCAGTTTACTTAACGGTGTCGCACTACCAGCCGTTGAAATCGATCACTCGCATTCTTTCTTCGATCATGACGCTAAATTCAGTGCTGCAGATACACAATATTACTGCCCGGCAAATTTAACCGAAGAGCAAGAGAAAACCATTCGGTCACTGGCTGCTCGCGCATTCGAAAGTGTCGGAGCTTCAGGCTGGGGACGCGTTGATATCATGGCCGACCCAGATGGTTTTTTCTATGCCATTGAAGTCAATACAATCCCTGGCATGACTAAGCGTAGTGTGTTTCCACTAGCCAGCCAACAGGTCGGGCTTAACTACGATGACACTGTCGACGCGATCTTAAATAGTCACTAA
- a CDS encoding low molecular weight protein-tyrosine-phosphatase — translation MSNSSYKILVICMGNICRSPTAEAVLKKKVRDRGLHVLVESAGTISYHHGNRPDPRSVAAGEGRGYDFSGITARSIQPSDFEVFDKLLVADRNNLEDVLSICPPALHHKIALFLSYGEGELDEIPDPYYGGARGFEYVLDLVEDAADRILDSIQTTL, via the coding sequence ATGTCTAATAGTTCATACAAGATTTTGGTTATCTGTATGGGGAATATTTGTCGTTCCCCAACTGCTGAGGCCGTATTAAAGAAGAAAGTGCGAGATCGCGGTCTTCATGTCTTGGTCGAGTCTGCTGGTACTATCAGCTACCATCACGGAAATCGTCCTGATCCGCGCTCAGTTGCTGCAGGCGAAGGGCGTGGTTACGATTTCTCTGGGATCACAGCACGCTCGATTCAACCTTCTGATTTTGAAGTGTTTGATAAATTGTTAGTTGCAGATAGAAATAATTTAGAAGATGTACTGTCGATTTGTCCACCAGCACTGCATCATAAAATTGCATTGTTTTTGAGCTATGGAGAAGGGGAATTGGATGAGATACCAGACCCTTATTATGGCGGGGCACGAGGTTTTGAGTATGTGTTAGATTTAGTGGAAGATGCCGCTGATCGCATACTAGATTCTATTCAAACGACGCTGTAA
- a CDS encoding SulP family inorganic anion transporter: MFEFPQFSRQSVKNDVLSGLTVALALVPEAVAFAFVADVDPMVGLYAAFIVGLVTAVFGGRPGMISGATGAMAVVMVSLVAEHGIEYLFAAVMLAGILQILAGVFKLGKFIRMVPHPVMIGFVNGLAIVIFLAQLGQFKVPDAAGTLQWMQGAELYTMLGLVGLTMFIIHFLPKITKAVPSSLVAIITVTALVHGLGLDSRTVIDFVRSMSGNVDATLAGNLPTFALPQVGFNLETLQIILPYSLVLAAVGLIESLLTLTVIDEMTGTRGQSNRECVSQGMANVTCSVFGAMGGCAMIGQSMININSGGRGRLSGITGAVGLLLFILFGSALIEIIPLAALVGVMFMVVIGTFEWASLKMLRKVPKHDFFAIILVTCVTVAADLALAVIVGVIYSALVFAWEHAKHIYAATHTDESGTKVYEVNGPLFFGSASHFLELFDAKNDPKDVIIDFAKSRVSDHSAIEAIDTIAERYARQGKTLHIRHLSQECRSLLKKAGNLVEVNLMEDPTYKVATDTLGG, from the coding sequence ATGTTTGAATTCCCTCAATTTTCACGTCAGTCTGTAAAGAATGACGTTCTATCAGGCTTAACTGTAGCGCTGGCTTTAGTGCCTGAAGCCGTTGCTTTTGCCTTTGTCGCTGACGTTGATCCTATGGTTGGTCTATACGCAGCCTTTATCGTTGGTTTAGTTACTGCCGTATTTGGTGGTCGTCCAGGTATGATTTCTGGTGCGACAGGTGCAATGGCAGTGGTCATGGTCAGCCTGGTTGCTGAACACGGTATCGAGTACCTTTTTGCCGCAGTCATGCTCGCGGGTATACTGCAAATTCTCGCGGGTGTATTTAAACTCGGGAAATTTATCCGAATGGTACCGCACCCTGTGATGATCGGCTTTGTTAATGGCTTAGCGATTGTTATTTTCCTTGCACAACTTGGCCAATTTAAAGTGCCAGATGCTGCGGGAACACTCCAGTGGATGCAAGGTGCTGAGCTTTACACCATGCTGGGGCTAGTAGGTTTAACGATGTTCATCATCCATTTCCTACCTAAAATCACCAAAGCAGTGCCTTCGTCACTTGTTGCGATCATCACAGTGACAGCATTGGTTCATGGCCTTGGCTTAGACTCTCGTACTGTTATCGATTTTGTACGCTCGATGAGTGGTAATGTAGATGCAACGCTTGCAGGTAACTTACCTACATTTGCACTACCGCAAGTCGGCTTCAATTTAGAAACGTTGCAAATCATTCTACCGTACTCATTGGTACTTGCTGCTGTTGGTCTAATCGAATCACTACTGACGCTAACCGTTATTGACGAAATGACAGGTACACGCGGTCAAAGTAACCGAGAGTGTGTCAGCCAAGGCATGGCTAACGTAACGTGTTCAGTATTTGGCGCTATGGGTGGTTGTGCGATGATTGGTCAGTCAATGATCAACATTAACTCTGGTGGCCGTGGTCGTTTATCTGGCATTACGGGTGCTGTTGGTCTATTACTCTTCATTCTATTCGGCTCCGCGCTGATCGAAATCATTCCACTGGCTGCGCTTGTGGGTGTGATGTTCATGGTTGTGATCGGTACGTTTGAATGGGCAAGCCTTAAGATGCTACGTAAAGTACCTAAGCATGATTTCTTTGCAATCATCTTGGTTACTTGCGTCACTGTTGCTGCTGACCTTGCATTGGCTGTTATTGTCGGTGTTATCTACTCTGCACTTGTCTTTGCTTGGGAACATGCAAAACACATTTACGCAGCAACACACACAGATGAAAGCGGCACTAAAGTGTATGAAGTGAATGGCCCACTGTTCTTCGGTTCAGCCTCGCATTTCCTTGAGCTATTCGATGCTAAAAACGACCCGAAAGATGTGATTATTGATTTTGCAAAATCACGAGTATCGGATCACTCTGCCATTGAAGCCATTGATACGATTGCTGAGCGCTATGCACGCCAAGGCAAGACGCTTCACATTCGCCACCTTAGCCAAGAATGTCGCTCGCTACTTAAAAAAGCAGGCAACTTGGTAGAAGTGAACCTAATGGAAGATCCAACTTACAAAGTAGCAACAGATACCCTGGGCGGTTAA
- the rne gene encoding ribonuclease E, giving the protein MKRMLINATQKEELRVALVDGQKLFDLDIESPGHESKKSNIYKGRITRIEPSLEAAFVDYGAERHGFLPLKEIARDYFPANYTYQGRPNIKEVLNEGQEVIVQVDKEERGNKGAALTTFISLAGSYLVLMPNNPRAGGISRRIEGEERTQLKAALSTLELPQGMGLIVRTAGVGKSAEELEWDLNVLLNHWSAVKEAADAAEAPFLIHQESNVIARAIRDYLRRDIGEILIDSPKIFDRARDHIKLVRPDFLSRVKRYEGEVPLFSHYQIESQIESAFQREVRLPSGGSIVIDPTEALTSIDINSARATKGGDIEETALQTNLEAADEIARQLRLRDLGGLVVIDFIDMTPVRHQREVENRLREAVRIDRARVQIGRISRFGLLEMSRQRLSPSLAEASHHVCPRCTGTGVVRDNESLALSILRLIEEEALKDNSAQVLAIVPVAVASYLLNEKRRSVQHIEKFHNVRVIIVPNADMETPHFEVLRVRGGEESDALSYLIPKNLEALKEAEAAELQQPERIIKKREEPVLQGFAAPKQPAPTAKPAAAKPAAAPAPVEEKPGLFSRLFSAIANFFSGSAEQETEKKEQEQKDNRQRRDNRNNRNNRNNRRDKDNRRRNNRQQDGERNDNENDNRENRENRNPRNNRGEKNQGEQRQRRNDKQKQERQDRNAQGDKPNKQRSPRNEEVKDQKRPARKDETQAPKQRQKQEPQPAVVDNVQAEDQQREQAKTAKIKQRRQRRQLRKKVRVVDEAENAIVQDTAIVEAPVSETVEQPVASPLQEMGTSMAKEAQSETAPLNAVEEQAQNVDQDQDAEQNEREGGQRRNRRSPRHLRASGQRRRRLRDTRVEQPSDEDVASEAISHAVVEDTDTLNDLENVVSVVEKPQAIRPRTGVASPEMAMGKVWARAPKPAVTAIEVAPVATPAVEAPVETVEEAVALSGVAMPELAMGKAFPLRDEAVTEDIAAATETVVAQEAPVAEIAETPSAPVQVAQEPVIAEPKAEVAPVAAPTEKVLVTVTSPRGRHAVAMMAKAPAPVETAEAVVVASAPLREERLQARQAGSQTATSKATAPMASTMLS; this is encoded by the coding sequence ATGAAAAGAATGTTGATTAACGCAACTCAGAAGGAAGAGTTGCGCGTCGCATTAGTTGATGGGCAGAAGCTGTTCGATCTTGATATCGAAAGCCCTGGCCACGAATCTAAAAAATCAAATATCTACAAAGGTCGCATCACGCGCATCGAACCAAGCCTGGAAGCAGCGTTCGTTGATTATGGTGCTGAGCGCCATGGTTTCCTCCCTCTTAAAGAAATCGCACGCGATTACTTCCCAGCTAACTACACTTACCAAGGTCGTCCAAACATCAAGGAAGTGTTAAATGAAGGCCAAGAAGTTATCGTTCAAGTCGATAAAGAAGAGCGAGGCAACAAAGGTGCTGCGCTAACTACTTTTATCTCTCTTGCTGGTAGCTACCTTGTACTGATGCCTAATAACCCTCGTGCTGGCGGTATCTCTCGTCGTATCGAAGGTGAAGAGCGTACCCAACTTAAAGCTGCACTAAGCACATTAGAACTACCACAAGGTATGGGTCTGATTGTTCGTACAGCTGGCGTTGGCAAATCAGCAGAAGAGCTTGAGTGGGATTTAAATGTTCTACTTAATCACTGGAGCGCAGTAAAAGAAGCCGCTGATGCAGCTGAAGCGCCTTTCCTGATTCACCAAGAAAGTAACGTAATTGCACGCGCAATTCGTGACTACCTACGTCGTGATATCGGTGAAATCCTGATTGATAGCCCGAAAATCTTCGACCGTGCACGCGATCATATCAAGCTGGTTCGTCCAGACTTCTTATCTCGTGTTAAGCGCTACGAAGGTGAAGTGCCACTATTTAGCCACTACCAAATTGAAAGCCAAATCGAATCTGCGTTCCAGCGTGAAGTTCGTTTGCCTTCTGGTGGCTCAATTGTTATCGACCCAACTGAAGCGCTTACTTCGATTGATATCAACTCTGCTCGCGCAACAAAGGGCGGTGATATTGAAGAAACAGCACTACAGACTAACCTTGAAGCGGCAGATGAAATTGCTCGTCAACTTCGTCTACGTGACCTTGGTGGCCTAGTTGTTATCGACTTTATCGATATGACGCCAGTGCGTCACCAGCGTGAAGTTGAAAACCGTCTACGTGAAGCCGTTCGTATTGACCGTGCTCGCGTACAGATTGGTCGTATTTCTCGTTTCGGTCTACTAGAAATGTCACGTCAACGCTTAAGCCCTTCTTTGGCTGAAGCAAGCCACCATGTATGTCCGCGTTGTACGGGTACTGGTGTTGTTCGTGATAACGAATCACTGGCTCTCTCTATTCTTCGTTTAATTGAAGAAGAAGCATTGAAAGATAATAGCGCACAAGTACTTGCTATTGTGCCTGTTGCCGTTGCTTCTTACCTACTGAACGAAAAGCGTCGCTCTGTTCAGCACATCGAGAAATTCCATAATGTTCGTGTCATCATCGTGCCGAACGCAGATATGGAAACTCCTCACTTCGAAGTACTACGTGTTCGTGGTGGTGAAGAAAGTGATGCACTTTCATACTTAATTCCAAAGAACTTGGAAGCATTGAAAGAAGCGGAAGCCGCAGAACTACAACAACCTGAGCGTATCATTAAGAAACGTGAAGAGCCTGTACTTCAAGGTTTTGCAGCACCAAAACAGCCAGCTCCTACAGCTAAACCAGCCGCTGCCAAACCAGCTGCCGCGCCAGCACCAGTAGAAGAAAAACCAGGCCTGTTTAGTCGTTTATTCTCTGCAATTGCTAACTTCTTCTCTGGTTCTGCTGAGCAAGAAACTGAAAAGAAAGAACAAGAGCAAAAAGATAACCGTCAGCGTCGTGACAACCGCAATAACCGCAACAACCGCAATAACCGTCGCGATAAAGACAACCGTCGCCGTAACAATCGCCAACAAGATGGTGAGCGTAACGACAACGAAAATGACAACCGCGAAAATCGTGAAAACCGCAATCCGCGCAACAACCGTGGTGAGAAAAACCAAGGTGAACAGCGCCAGCGCCGTAACGATAAGCAGAAGCAAGAACGTCAAGATCGCAATGCCCAAGGTGACAAGCCGAACAAACAACGTTCGCCTCGTAACGAAGAAGTAAAAGATCAAAAACGTCCAGCTCGTAAAGATGAGACTCAAGCGCCAAAACAACGTCAGAAACAAGAGCCACAACCCGCTGTTGTTGACAACGTTCAAGCAGAAGATCAACAACGCGAGCAAGCAAAGACAGCGAAGATCAAACAGCGCCGTCAACGCCGCCAACTTCGTAAGAAAGTACGTGTTGTTGATGAAGCAGAAAATGCAATTGTACAAGATACAGCGATCGTTGAAGCTCCAGTATCAGAAACTGTTGAACAGCCAGTAGCCTCTCCTCTTCAAGAGATGGGTACATCAATGGCGAAAGAAGCACAATCTGAGACTGCTCCGCTAAACGCTGTTGAAGAACAAGCGCAGAATGTTGATCAAGACCAAGATGCAGAACAAAACGAACGTGAAGGTGGCCAACGCCGTAACCGTCGTTCTCCTCGTCATCTACGTGCAAGCGGCCAACGCCGTCGTCGTCTGCGTGATACGCGTGTTGAACAACCATCTGATGAAGATGTTGCTTCAGAAGCTATCAGCCATGCTGTTGTTGAAGACACGGATACACTAAACGACCTAGAAAATGTTGTTTCAGTTGTTGAGAAGCCTCAAGCAATTCGTCCTCGCACTGGTGTTGCATCACCAGAAATGGCGATGGGCAAAGTATGGGCTCGCGCACCGAAACCAGCAGTTACAGCGATTGAAGTCGCACCTGTAGCAACGCCAGCAGTAGAAGCACCTGTTGAAACAGTTGAAGAAGCAGTAGCACTATCTGGTGTTGCTATGCCTGAACTGGCAATGGGTAAAGCTTTCCCTCTTCGTGATGAAGCCGTTACTGAAGATATCGCAGCTGCTACAGAAACTGTTGTTGCTCAAGAAGCGCCAGTAGCAGAGATTGCTGAAACACCAAGTGCACCAGTTCAAGTTGCTCAAGAGCCTGTTATTGCTGAGCCTAAAGCAGAAGTTGCTCCTGTAGCAGCACCGACTGAGAAAGTGCTGGTAACAGTAACATCACCGCGAGGCAGACATGCTGTTGCGATGATGGCAAAAGCACCGGCACCAGTTGAGACTGCAGAAGCGGTTGTTGTAGCAAGTGCACCATTACGTGAGGAGCGCCTACAAGCGCGCCAAGCAGGTAGCCAAACAGCAACTAGCAAAGCAACTGCACCAATGGCAAGCACTATGCTTAGCTAA